A stretch of the Vigna radiata var. radiata cultivar VC1973A chromosome 7, Vradiata_ver6, whole genome shotgun sequence genome encodes the following:
- the LOC106767981 gene encoding transcription factor bHLH91 has product MGGPNMYEESGCFDPNGMVAEDCFSQMVSKSEADMSVTSIQPQNTFGMENLAYTYSSGEDASAVAMEIIAHPQQNSYNQVNNLNPQFVQVVNNHGSCEELYSFPPQSSILERGHHDHQFPYSTPTPDLLNLLHLPMTFENQSTNLPKPSGPMGTADSTNVSSVSYDPFLHLNLQAPPPALRSDFAFGGGGVIEGSGIAYQDFGNGVVEFTQDVGKKRGGKRTKQFTSTTTERQRRVDLSSKFDALKELIPNPSKSDRASVVGDAINYIRELKRTVDELKLLVEKKRQEKQRVVVMMRHKVDTEGQDGSNPDPDAGSYNESLRSSWIQRKSKDTEVDVRIVDNEVTIKLVQRKKIDCLVHVSQVLDQLNLDLQHVAGGHIGDFCSYLFNTKMCDGSCVYASAIANKLIQVMDTSLAAVSS; this is encoded by the exons ATGGGTGGTCCAAACATGTACGAAGAAAGTGGTTGCTTTGATCCGAATGGGATGGTGGCAGAAGACTGTTTTTCCCAGatggtttcaaaatcagaggcAGATATGTCTGTGACTAGCATACAGCCCCAAAACACCTTTGGGATGGAAAACTTAGCCTACACATATTCCAGTGGAGAAGATGCTTCTGCTGTTGCTATGGAAATCATTGCACACCCTCAACAAAACTCATACAATCAAGTCAATAACTTGAACCCCCAGTTTGTGCAAGTGGTGAACAACCATGGTTCATGTGAAGAGCTGTATTCTTTCCCTCCTCAATCCTCCATACTTGAGAGGGGTCACCATGATCACCAATTTCCTTACTCCACACCAACACCGGATCTCCTCAACCTTCTCCACTTGCCAATGACCTTTGAAAACCAAAGCACCAATCTTCCAAAACCCTCTGGCCCTATGGGAACAGCAGACAGCACAAACGTATCATCTGTTTCCTATGACCCTTTCTTGCATCTCAACCTGCAAGCACCTCCCCCAGCTCTGAGAAGTGATTTTGCCTTTGGGGGAGGGGGTGTCATAGAAGGCAGTGGAATTGCTTACCAAGATTTTGGAAATGGGGTGGTGGAGTTCACTCAAGATGTGGGGAAAAAGAGAGGGGGAAAAAGGACCAAGCAGTTTACCAGTACTACTACCGAGAGACAAAGGAGAGTGGATTTGAGTAGTAAATTTGATGCTTTGAAAGAACTCATCCCAAACCCCTCCAAG AGTGACAGAGCATCTGTGGTGGGAGACGCTATTAACTATATCAGAGAGCTTAAGAGGACAGTGGATGAGTTAAAACTATTGGTGGAGAAGAAAAGGCAAGAGAAACAAAGGGTAGTAGTGATGATGAGGCACAAGGTTGATACTGAAGGGCAAGATGGTTCCAATCCCGACCCAGATGCTGGTTCCTACAATGAAAGCTTAAGAAGTTCTTGGATACAAAGGAAATCCAAAGACACAGAGGTTGATGTGCGCATTGTTGACAACGAGGTAACAATAAAGCTTGTTCAGAGGAAGAAGATAGATTGCTTGGTGCATGTCTCACAGGTTCTTGATCAGCTCAACCTCGATCTCCAACATGTTGCTGGTGGCCACATTGGCGATTTCTGCAGCTATCTGTTCAATACCAAG ATGTGTGACGGTTCTTGTGTTTATGCAAGTGCCATAGCCAACAAGCTCATTCAGGTCATGGACACGAGTTTGGCAGCAGTTTCTTCATGA
- the LOC106767140 gene encoding proline-rich receptor-like protein kinase PERK9 isoform X2 gives MSTPLPLSPSPSPSPVSFTTAPPPQLSSPTLPNSTSLSPLFSPLLPPLPSQSLPPASSPPAPPPLSLSLSPQSLSLPPASVSSPPPPPQSSSPSPAASAAPVSSSAPPPPSRTSPLDSHSTPSHTFALAPPPPSAKDSHQRSSGGTGAVAFVGVVTAIVLFGFIGIAIWCLRRQKKRISKTGGYDFPSPLGSTSESDLSLLKIRSSAHRLQRASGGNTASGLGNSRSFFAYEELMKATNNFSTQNLLGEGGFGFVYKGSLPDGREVAVKQLQIEGSQGKREFKAEVEIISRIHHRYLVSLVGYCISENKRLLVYDYVPNSTLYFHLHGMPVLEWTNRVKIAAGAAKGIAYLHEDCNPRIIHRDIKSANILLDYNFEARVSDFGLARLAVDANSHVTTHVVGTFGYVAPEYVSSGKLTEKSDVYSFGVMLLELITGRKPVDVSQPMGEESLVEWARPLLNDALESEEFEILTDPKLGKKYVESEMICMVEVAAACVRHSSARRPRMGQVVRAFDGLAMCDLSNGMRVGDSTQQSAEIRLLRRMAFGYNSEFLSHTSLNE, from the exons ATGTCAACCCCATTACCATTATCACCATCACCGTCACCGTCACCGGTGTCATTCACCACCGCCCCGCCACCACAGTTATCTTCTCCGACACTACCTAATTCAACTTCACTATCACCATTATTCTCACCATTACTCCCACCATTACCATCTCAGTCCTTACCTCCGGCTTCCTCTCCACCGGCACCACCACCACTGTCCCTATCACTATCACCACAATCGTTGAGTTTGCCACCGGCGTCAGTTTCTTCCCCTCCGCCACCTCCTCAGAGTTCTTCTCCTTCTCCAGCAGCATCTGCTGCACCTGTAAGTAGTAGTGCACCTCCTCCACCTTCTAGGACAAGTCCTTTAGATTCTCATTCTACTCCATCACACACTTTTGCATTGGCTCCACCACCTCCATCAGCAAAAGATTCTCACCAACGAAGCAGTGGTGGCACTGGTGCAGTGGCTTTTGTTGGTGTAGTGACAGCAATTGTATTGTTTGGGTTCATTGGCATTGCTATCTGGTGCCTGAGGAGGCAAAAGAAAAGGATTTCTAAGACTGGTGGCTATGACTTCCCATCCCCTCTTGGCTCAACATCTGAGTCAG ATTTGTCCTTGCTTAAGATCCGTTCTTCAGCTCATCGTTTGCAAAGAGCTTCTGGCGGTAATACAGCATCAGGACTGGGAAACTCAAGGTCATTCTTTGCATATGAAGAACTAATGAAGGCCACAAACAATTTTTCTACTCAAAATCTTTTGGGTGAGGGAGGGTTTGGTTTTGTGTATAAAGGATCACTTCCAGATGGGAGAGAGGTAGCAGTTAAGCAACTACAGATTGAAGGAAGTCAAGGAAAGAGAGAATTCAAAGCTGAAGTTGAAATTATTAGCCGCATACATCATCGTTATTTAGTTTCCTTGGTAGGATACTGCATTTCAGAGAACAAAAGACTACTTGTATATGACTATGTCCCCAACAGTACCctttattttcatcttcatg GTATGCCAGTGCTGGAGTGGACAAACCGTGTTAAAATTGCGGCTGGAGCAGCCAAAGGAATAGCTTATCTCCATGAAGACT GCAATCCTCGGATTATTCACAGGGATATCAAGTCAGCAAACATACTTTTAGACTACAACTTTGAAGCTCGA GTCTCAGATTTTGGGCTAGCCAGATTAGCAGTTGATGCAAATTCACATGTAACCACACACGTGGTGGGAACTTTTGG ATATGTTGCACCTGAATATGTATCAAGTGGTAAATTGACAGAGAAGTCAGATGTATACTCCTTCGGAGTCATGCTTCTGGAGCTCATTACTGGAAGAAAGCCAGTGGATGTATCTCAACCAATGGGTGAAGAGAGTCTAGTTGAATGG GCTCGACCCTTGCTAAATGATGCACTTGAGAGTGAGGAATTTGAGATTTTGACAGATCCAAAGCTAGGAAAAAAGTACGTTGAAAGTGAAATGATTTGCATGGTTGAAGTTGCTGCTGCTTGCGTGAGACATTCATCTGCCAGAAGACCTCGGATGGGACAG GTTGTTAGAGCTTTTGATGGTTTAGCTATGTGTGATCTTTCAAATGGAATGAGAGTTGGGGATTCTACGCAGCAATCCGCAGAAATAAGATTATTACGTAGAATGGCATTTGGTTACAATTCAGAATTTTTGAGCCACACAAGTTTGAATGAGTAA
- the LOC106767343 gene encoding uncharacterized protein LOC106767343, with amino-acid sequence MEEWNMLGADCVVISCCCQCLLLQILVFLMLKLPWKLIRKTREYAKKKLRQRKGNDDKMKIESGCYEDVLVRIDHEGEMAVRDGEGFDCGGCMDEVEKMMEELYQKGEFGFGSFWGREEPCGKHYNHPNLVRYQVIDFVG; translated from the coding sequence ATGGAAGAATGGAACATGCTTGGCGCTGATTGCGTGGTCATATCATGCTGCTGCCAGTGCTTGCTGCTGCAAATTCTTGTCTTTCTGATGCTGAAGCTTCCCTGGAAGCTGATCAGGAAAACAAGGGAATATGCTAAGAAAAAGCTTCGTCAAAGGAAGGGAAACGATGATAAGATGAAGATAGAATCGGGTTGTTATGAAGATGTTCTTGTGAGAATTGATCATGAAGGAGAGATGGCAGTGAGAGATGGTGAAGGATTCGATTGTGGTGGTTGCATGGATGAAGTTGAAAAGATGATGGAGGAGTTATATCAAAAGGGAGAGTTTGGATTTGGGAGCTTCTGGGGTAGGGAAGAACCATGTGGAAAACATTACAATCATCCTAATCTTGTAAGATATCAAGTTATTGATTTCGTTGGTTAA
- the LOC106767140 gene encoding proline-rich receptor-like protein kinase PERK9 isoform X1: protein MSTPLPLSPSPSPSPVSFTTAPPPQLSSPTLPNSTSLSPLFSPLLPPLPSQSLPPASSPPAPPPLSLSLSPQSLSLPPASVSSPPPPPQSSSPSPAASAAPVSSSAPPPPSRTSPLDSHSTPSHTFALAPPPPSAKDSHQRSSGGTGAVAFVGVVTAIVLFGFIGIAIWCLRRQKKRISKTGGYDFPSPLGSTSESDLSLLKIRSSAHRLQRASGGNTASGLGNSRSFFAYEELMKATNNFSTQNLLGEGGFGFVYKGSLPDGREVAVKQLQIEGSQGKREFKAEVEIISRIHHRYLVSLVGYCISENKRLLVYDYVPNSTLYFHLHGEGMPVLEWTNRVKIAAGAAKGIAYLHEDCNPRIIHRDIKSANILLDYNFEARVSDFGLARLAVDANSHVTTHVVGTFGYVAPEYVSSGKLTEKSDVYSFGVMLLELITGRKPVDVSQPMGEESLVEWARPLLNDALESEEFEILTDPKLGKKYVESEMICMVEVAAACVRHSSARRPRMGQVVRAFDGLAMCDLSNGMRVGDSTQQSAEIRLLRRMAFGYNSEFLSHTSLNE from the exons ATGTCAACCCCATTACCATTATCACCATCACCGTCACCGTCACCGGTGTCATTCACCACCGCCCCGCCACCACAGTTATCTTCTCCGACACTACCTAATTCAACTTCACTATCACCATTATTCTCACCATTACTCCCACCATTACCATCTCAGTCCTTACCTCCGGCTTCCTCTCCACCGGCACCACCACCACTGTCCCTATCACTATCACCACAATCGTTGAGTTTGCCACCGGCGTCAGTTTCTTCCCCTCCGCCACCTCCTCAGAGTTCTTCTCCTTCTCCAGCAGCATCTGCTGCACCTGTAAGTAGTAGTGCACCTCCTCCACCTTCTAGGACAAGTCCTTTAGATTCTCATTCTACTCCATCACACACTTTTGCATTGGCTCCACCACCTCCATCAGCAAAAGATTCTCACCAACGAAGCAGTGGTGGCACTGGTGCAGTGGCTTTTGTTGGTGTAGTGACAGCAATTGTATTGTTTGGGTTCATTGGCATTGCTATCTGGTGCCTGAGGAGGCAAAAGAAAAGGATTTCTAAGACTGGTGGCTATGACTTCCCATCCCCTCTTGGCTCAACATCTGAGTCAG ATTTGTCCTTGCTTAAGATCCGTTCTTCAGCTCATCGTTTGCAAAGAGCTTCTGGCGGTAATACAGCATCAGGACTGGGAAACTCAAGGTCATTCTTTGCATATGAAGAACTAATGAAGGCCACAAACAATTTTTCTACTCAAAATCTTTTGGGTGAGGGAGGGTTTGGTTTTGTGTATAAAGGATCACTTCCAGATGGGAGAGAGGTAGCAGTTAAGCAACTACAGATTGAAGGAAGTCAAGGAAAGAGAGAATTCAAAGCTGAAGTTGAAATTATTAGCCGCATACATCATCGTTATTTAGTTTCCTTGGTAGGATACTGCATTTCAGAGAACAAAAGACTACTTGTATATGACTATGTCCCCAACAGTACCctttattttcatcttcatg gGGAAGGTATGCCAGTGCTGGAGTGGACAAACCGTGTTAAAATTGCGGCTGGAGCAGCCAAAGGAATAGCTTATCTCCATGAAGACT GCAATCCTCGGATTATTCACAGGGATATCAAGTCAGCAAACATACTTTTAGACTACAACTTTGAAGCTCGA GTCTCAGATTTTGGGCTAGCCAGATTAGCAGTTGATGCAAATTCACATGTAACCACACACGTGGTGGGAACTTTTGG ATATGTTGCACCTGAATATGTATCAAGTGGTAAATTGACAGAGAAGTCAGATGTATACTCCTTCGGAGTCATGCTTCTGGAGCTCATTACTGGAAGAAAGCCAGTGGATGTATCTCAACCAATGGGTGAAGAGAGTCTAGTTGAATGG GCTCGACCCTTGCTAAATGATGCACTTGAGAGTGAGGAATTTGAGATTTTGACAGATCCAAAGCTAGGAAAAAAGTACGTTGAAAGTGAAATGATTTGCATGGTTGAAGTTGCTGCTGCTTGCGTGAGACATTCATCTGCCAGAAGACCTCGGATGGGACAG GTTGTTAGAGCTTTTGATGGTTTAGCTATGTGTGATCTTTCAAATGGAATGAGAGTTGGGGATTCTACGCAGCAATCCGCAGAAATAAGATTATTACGTAGAATGGCATTTGGTTACAATTCAGAATTTTTGAGCCACACAAGTTTGAATGAGTAA